Part of the bacterium genome is shown below.
GCGCTGAGCATGAGCGGTTCAGCGTACAGCCCCGTGGCGAGTTCAAGCACGACTGCGCCGCCGAGACCGCGAGCGCTGAGATCGGCGCCGACGGCGGCCAGCGTAGAATAGTCGCCCCCGTTACCGACACGATAGACGCCGATCAGCGGCTGCCCCGTGATGGTCAAAGTGAAATCGCTGTAGTTATCGAGCGGATGCGCGTCCGCGGGAAGACCGGTCTCAAAACGCAAGGGGGCTTGCGCCCGGGCTGCGGCTGTACTCCAGACGACCAAAACGGTGTCGGCCTGCGACGGCGGCAGCGTGACTAACACTTCGGCGCGAACGGTGTCGTCGTAGGAAAGTCTCAGCGGGAGATCCAGCAGCGGGAAGGCACCGCGATTTTGCACGACAACTTCGGCACGCAGGAGGGTTCGTTCGGGAACGGCGGGCAGGAGGCCGTGAACGCTTAAGATGGCGGCATCGTAAGGCGGCGCGGCGAAGCTGTATTCATCGGCGCCAATGTCGGGCGGCTGGAAACGCGACGACTGATCAAAATCGAACGGCGTATCCAAGACGACGGCACCACGCTGGTGGGGCCATTCAGACGTGCTCTGGAGATGGAGATCGGTTGCAGAAACAAACAGCGGATCGCCGGTGACGCTCTTCGTGTCTTGGCCGGTGCCGCTTTGCCATTGGGCCAACGTGCCGTAGGCCGAGCCCGACCAGCCTAAGACATAAGACGCACCGGTGCCGTGGTACAGGTTGTGATCGGATTCGAGCGGTGCGGCCGGAGTGAGGACGAAGAGATTGTAGGAGGGCCGTGTGCCTTCAAGGTTCGCCAGAATATTGTTCAGGAGTGTCAGGCGCGATTCGGGCGAAGTCAGGCCGTTGTAGACGGTATAGGCCGTTCCGGTGGCGGCGACATCGTTGACGCGGGCGCTGTTGTTCACGATGCGGTTGAGGCCGCCGGAAAAATAAAAAGCCCGGACCTGTGAGGATCCGGTGTTTTGAAAATCGTAGATGAAATTATTGGCGGCGAAAAGGCGCGCGGTGGCGACGAGGGGATTATGACGTAGGGCGACCGCGTAGCCGCTGCCTGTGCGAATTTGGTGTAAGCGGTTGCCTACAACGAAGACGCTGTCGTCCGGATTTTGCGTGCCGATCAGAACGGCCGTTGCGCCGCTGCCCGAGCTTGAGTTCGGACGGATGTCACAGAAGGCGATGCGGCAATCGGTCTGGTAGGAGATATTGACGCCGCGTTGAACGCTGTCCACCAGGGTGTTGATCACGGTGGCGCCGACCGCCGAGGCGGTCAGGCCGTTAAGATAGACTCCATCACCGCCGCGCCGAATCTGGCAATTGTCTACGGTAATACCGCGCAGATCCGGTCCGATCAATTCGACGATGCGGCCTGTGCCACTGCCGTACAGCGTGCAGCTTGAGAGCTTGAGGTTATTTGTGGAGTCGGCGACGCGCAGGGCCGGCTGGGTAGCAGCGGGGGCGAGGATCGTCAGGCCAGAAACCGCAACGTTGTGCGGTCCCGCGACCAGCAGGGTCGGCGCGGTGGTATCCAGCGAAAGCAGCGTGACGACGGCGGATTCTTGTGCGGTGATCGAAAGCTGGTACTGTGCGGTGCCGGGGATTGGGGGAATGACGAACGGTCCGGTCTGGATTCCGGAGGTTATCTCGAGCAGGACCTCGCCGGATATGCCGCAGAGGGCAAGGCTGTCGAAGGCCTGCGCCAACGTGACGAAATCACCGTTTGGCCCGACCACAAAGCTACCGCTCCACTCCGCTCGACTGACGAACGGGGTGAACCCAATTCCGGCCAAGAGTAATCCAACACAAAAACGTAACAGTCTGTTCATGCGATTCCGCGGGTGACCATCGTTCACTGCGAATCTTATTGCGCAGTCTAAGGTACAACATCCGCTGTGCAGAGACAAGGTTTGGCGCACATTCTTCACAAATCGTAGATGGGTCTTGAACTTTGTGACAATGTCGCCTGACCCTGAGAATGGGTGGCAAAAAGAGTTGAGAAAATGCCGAAAAATGCGTATTTTGGGCTGTTAGTTCATAATACTCATAACTTACGATTTGTTGCCTCCCATCAGAGGTAAACTGACCGGCAGTCGGGCAGTTTGGAGCCTGCACAAGGCCAGGAGGCGGCGCTGGGCAGATGAGGATGACGTTAGGATTTCACAGGCCGATTAAGAAAGGGTTTGTTTGATGGCACAGGATATTCAGAAGACATACGCCGAGCTGACCCGGGAATTCAAGCAGTATAGCGTCCTGGGGAGTATCAGTGGGATGCTCAGTTGGGACATGCAGGTCAACATGCCGCCCAAGGGCGCGGAGAAGCGGGCCGATCAGTTGGCGTTGATCAGCGGACTGGCGCATGAACGGTTGACTGCGGCGCGCATCGGTGAGATGCTCGAACAGCTCAAGGGGGCCAATGGCAGATTGAACGAGGCCGAGGCGGCCAATGTGCGCGAGATGGCGCGCGACTACGACCGGGCGACGCGCGTGCCGCAGGAGCTGGTCGAGGAACTTTCGCGGCAGGAGTCCATCGCGCACGAAGTTTGGGCGCGTGCACGGGAGAAGGCCGACTATGGGATGTTCGCACCGGAGCTTGAGAAGCTGGTCGGACTGTCGAAGAAGTTGGCCGAGGCCTACGGCTACCAAGGGACGCCGCTGAATGCGTTGATCGAGAGCTTTGAGCCGGGCGCCACGGTGGAAAGTTTGACCAAATTGTTTAACGAGGTGAAAGCGGTGACGGTGCCGCTGACGGAACGCGTGATCGGGTCGAAAGTCAAGGCCAAGTTTGAGTTTGAAAAGAGCCGATTTGCGGCTGAGAAACAAAAAGCATTTGGTGAAAGTCTGATTGAAAAGATCGGCTTCGACAAGCAGGCCGGTCGGCTCGATACCTCGATTCACCCCTTCTGCTCCGGCGGCCTGGGCGACGTGCGGCTGACCACTCGCTATAACGAGCATGCGCCGCAACAGGCGATCTTCGGAATCATTCACGAGACAGGTCATGGTCTATACGAACAGGGGGTTGCGCCGGGGACTTACGGCACGCCGCTGTCTGAGGCGTTAAGCTATGGCGTACACGAGTCGCAGAGCCGGATGTGGGAGAACTATATCGGGCGCAGCCTGCCCTTCTGGATTCACTTCTATCCGCACCTGAAACATCATTTCGAGAACGAATTGAAGGGGATGTCGGCGGAGGACTGGGTGCTGGCGGTCAACCACGTCGAGCGCAGTCTGGTGCGCGTGGAGGCCGACGAATTGACTTACGATCTACATATCATTCTGCGTTTTGAAATCGAGCGCGATCTGTTTGCCGGAACGATTTCGGTGTCCGATCTGCCGACGGTGTGGAATAAGAAGATTCAGGATTATCTGGGCATCACGCCGCCCAACGATGGCAAAGAAGGCGTGCTGCAGGACGTGCATTGGAGCGGCGGCGCGTTCGGCTATTTCCCGTCGTACAGCGTCGGGAACATTATCGCCGGACAGTTGTGGAAGAAGATGAACGCCGATATGCCCGACATGACGAATCAGATCGAGCGCGGCAATTTCGCGGAGATATTGGCGTGGCTGCGCGAAAACGTGCATCGCCACGGGCGGCGCTACTCCCGCGAAGATTTGCTCAAATTGGCGACGGGCAAGCCGCTTGGTACCGCCGACTATCTCAGCTACTTGACGGAGAAATTCTCCTCACTTTACCGTTTGTAGCCTTGTGCCATAAGGGCGGCCTTGAGGCCGCCCTTGTTGTGGCGGAGCGGACCCCCTCCCCTGGCCCCTTCCCCGTGAACCGAGGAAGGTGACCTAAAGGGGATGTCGCGCGGAGAACCGATTAGGTTATTCTTGAAGAGGGCTGTTGGAGAATGCGGGAGCATTCAATTTGCGAGATTTCGACGATGGGGCCGGGCCGCGCTGTGGAGCGGACGGTTGCCAGCTTAGGTATTAACCTTGAGGATATATGAAGCGGATCGTATTGTATGCACTCCTCTTGTTGATCACAGCGTGGCCTGCGTGGGCCACGACGCTGTCCGGCAAGATTAAAGATGCTGCCACGGGAGAGTCTATTCCCGCCGTGGCCGTTGTGGTGGACGGCGCCAATCGCGGCACCGCCGCCAATGTGGAAGGTTTCTTCTCGATTCCCAATCTTGAGCCGGGGGACTACACGATCGTCTTCAGCTCACTGGGCTATGAGATTCTGCGGTTGCCGGTGACGCTCGTGGCCGGGAAGGACCAGAACATTCAGGTCAAGATGCGGGATGCTGCACTGCAATTCAAAGAGGTCGAGATCGTGGCCGACCGACGCAAGGAAGCTGAGTATGCGCCGAAGGTGGCTCAGATTGAAGTGACGCCGCGCGAGCTGCTAAAGTTGCCGCAGCTTGCCGAGCCGGATCTGTTTCGGGCCCTGCAAGCCACGGCCGGAATTCTGCCGTCGAGCGATTTCTCGGCGGAGCTGAATATCTGGGGCGGCTCGGGCGATCAGAACTTGATTATACTGAACGGTATCAACGTGTACAAACCGACGCACTTGGGCGGGTTGTTCTCGATCTTCAATATGGATGCCGTCAAAGATGTAAAGTTGGTCAAAGGCGGATTCGGCGCGCAGTACGGCGGACGGCTGTCGGCCGTCGTGGACGTGGCCGACCGTGAAGGTAATCGTAACGAGGTCAAGGGCAAGGTCGGGTTATCGCTATTGTCTTCGACGGGCATGCTGGAAGGGCCGTTGCCGCACGGATCATGGCTGGTGGCAGGCCGCCGCACGTATGTGGATTTTGCGACGAAGCTGTTCAAAGATG
Proteins encoded:
- a CDS encoding carboxypeptidase M32 — translated: MAQDIQKTYAELTREFKQYSVLGSISGMLSWDMQVNMPPKGAEKRADQLALISGLAHERLTAARIGEMLEQLKGANGRLNEAEAANVREMARDYDRATRVPQELVEELSRQESIAHEVWARAREKADYGMFAPELEKLVGLSKKLAEAYGYQGTPLNALIESFEPGATVESLTKLFNEVKAVTVPLTERVIGSKVKAKFEFEKSRFAAEKQKAFGESLIEKIGFDKQAGRLDTSIHPFCSGGLGDVRLTTRYNEHAPQQAIFGIIHETGHGLYEQGVAPGTYGTPLSEALSYGVHESQSRMWENYIGRSLPFWIHFYPHLKHHFENELKGMSAEDWVLAVNHVERSLVRVEADELTYDLHIILRFEIERDLFAGTISVSDLPTVWNKKIQDYLGITPPNDGKEGVLQDVHWSGGAFGYFPSYSVGNIIAGQLWKKMNADMPDMTNQIERGNFAEILAWLRENVHRHGRRYSREDLLKLATGKPLGTADYLSYLTEKFSSLYRL